From the Terriglobales bacterium genome, the window CCGTGCGGCCGCCTTCGCGGATGGCGAAGCGCAGCCCCTTTTCCATGGCCACCGGCGTGATCAGCTCGATTTCCAGGTTCACGTTGTCGCCCGGCATTACCAT encodes:
- the tuf gene encoding elongation factor Tu (EF-Tu; promotes GTP-dependent binding of aminoacyl-tRNA to the A-site of ribosomes during protein biosynthesis; when the tRNA anticodon matches the mRNA codon, GTP hydrolysis results; the inactive EF-Tu-GDP leaves the ribosome and release of GDP is promoted by elongation factor Ts; many prokaryotes have two copies of the gene encoding EF-Tu), producing the protein MVMPGDNVNLEIELITPVAMEKGLRFAIREGGRTVGAGTLTEIIQ